The DNA sequence gggtaaacaaaataagaaagaaaaaccctaagtgcgactccttgttttggaaaaggttggtctacgaaaaaccggatcgggttcgggggtcaggttacttatcgggaaggtacggtaaagaccgtagcacccctctaagtccctaaagtcgggtctctactaataaaatgaagctgatgtggcaattgatgagtaaatcaatggatattgaaaatgatcatgcacatgtgagaatcaaaacactcaatGAAGAATGATCAAAGTGAGAGCGGGGCGTACCTTAGCATTAAACGATCAATGTGCTATCACAAAAATTgggtcagtgtacaataaagagcatAAACATAACTCGCATGTCACTAAATCGAGTACAAAAGTCATCACATGTCACAGttcattcaaattgatttttattttaaagagaattCTTTGATGTAGGGCcctccaccaaagcccgtttattttcgcatgaattaattccctaaattccattattcggaattacgaaATTGAATCTATGcgtattttaaaacattttaaaaaatataggaagtgtgaaaattgcttgccatAAAGAAAAGTGGCAGCAAATTTTTATTGGAAAGTGAGACTGTTGGAACCTCAATATTCTAAGGATGAAGGGAAATATGGAgttgaatttataaaagaatactAAAATCCAAAAGGTTATTTGAATAAAGGAAtttggagaattatttgaagaaatagGGCATGAAAATAAAGGGTAATAAAATAGGAGATGGTACGTGGccccaaaggtggccatgcagaGAAAGTGGGGTATTTAAATAGTTACCAGATTAGATAATGGAGTTATGGGCCCTACTCACTTTTCAATCACATATGTCTTACCCATCAGCCCAGTCGTTGCAAACCCAAATCGCTTTCTTAACTCTGTTGCTGATGCCATCATTTTCCTCACACCCTTCTCTTCTCTGACTTCCTTTTCCAGCACCTCAATCCTCTCATTgtctcctctttctttttctgatGACTCCACGTTGACGTCTCCGTTGAGATACCTATTTGCATAGCCGTTTCTTGGTTCAGACGAGCAAGTCCCGACTGATGGGGAGTTTTCATTGAAGCCCACATGACCAACACAGTGATCTGGAATTGTCTTTCTCAACTTCTGGACCTCTCTCTCAGAATCAAACGGATCTCTGTTTGCAACATCAAGCTGCAGCTGCAGATGTGAGGAATAGGACAATTGAGAGCTCAATGAATTCTACAATTCCATGATTTGATCATATACCCCCAGTATCATGTCGTCTCTTTTCCTCAATTGCTTCCTCAGCTTTCGTATCACTTTCAGTTTACTAAAGAAGTCAGAGCCGGATTTTGAGACACATGGCGAGTCTGAACAGTTTGAGGGGTGGAACAGCTTTGGAGACAGCTCAAGGTGCGCAGGGGAGGATGCCTAGACAGCACCGTTCTATCTGGTATGCCTAGGGGTAGGCACCATCATGAACTGCCCGTCTGATGAGAAGCATATTGATTGCATTGCATCCAAGTTTCTTTGAGAACTGCAATGATGGTTTCCATTTTTCTTGCATCCCATACCAGGCATGTTTGGTTCTGGGTCCCTGTCGCAAAGATGTTCCCGCTTGGATGCTGAGTTGAATCAAAAGGGTAATCTAGATGACCTTCCATAGAGCTCACCACCTTCCCGTTGTGGGAATCTACCAGCCATCCATGTAAGGTGGTTTCCAACAACAGTAGCAAACTTGCGGTCTGGGCTTATGGATGTATGATTCACTGGCCAAGGGAAACAGAAGTAGCTCAAAAGCTGAAAGCTCTCCATGTTATGCTCTCTTACATCACAATCGTTATTAGGTGTCATGAAATGGATTCCGCCTCTTGGAAGCTAGAGCTTCGTTTTGATGGTGCCGAGGGGTGGAGGCAGAAGTAGGTGAATGCGCTGGCGATTCCAGTGATGGCAGAGGCGTTTCGCCGCCGCCGGCTTGTCGTTCGAAGACAGCTTTACCTGCTTTTAATTTGCCACAAACCTTATAGTCCCAAATCCCTACAGTTTTTATCTTCACTGCATACTTTCCTCAAAATTCACATAAACATTTGCTACGTCGACTGACTTTCATCTTCTCAATCTGATTATGCCAACTATCTCCATAATGAGTGCCATATTTCCCATTAATGCCAACCTTCTTTATTCACTTGGTCATTTTCAATGGCTTGAAGGGTCATTGCTTTCAACATCCAGAGTGACCCATGTGAGCTTCACAAACCACAAGGATCGTACGCACTGCACAGATTGTTGCATGCTTGCCATCTTATTCACAAAAAAACTTCTCGGAATTTCTGGTGGAGGCTTAGGCATTTACCCATGAAGGAGATGGGAGAGAGCTTTATGAACTCATCTTTCAAAGGACCTCATGTCCATAAGCACCCAAAAAATATTCATGTCTTGCGTTCACCGTGCACAACTCTCCATAGGTAAGCATCAAAACaggggaaagaagaaaaagaaccaaACCATGAAAACAGAGTATAGATGAGGGAAAACATAACGGAGCAACTATAGCCTCACGTTTCATGTGATAGCTATGAACTAATACAAGTGGGGATGATCTGGAAATCTTCAATATAACAAGTTAAAACCAAACCATGTTCAAAGAGGATCCAACCACTttcagaagaaaagaaaatcaaatgcaTGAGAGAGACAAAGCATAGCATCATATATGAATAAGCATACTCAATCGAAACAACCCTGTGGCCCTTGACGTCCACGGCAAACAATCAAAGCTATGCTCATAAATCAATAAAGAATGAGACAGCATATTGAGAAACAAGAACGTACCTAGCTTGAGGGCTGTCTGGGAATTCCACGGGCAaccttcttcaacctctccttcTAGCAATCGAATACCACCCTAACTCTCAGAAAGAAAAGTCTCTCACCTGAAAGAAAACCTCCATCCAGACCTCTCTTCCCGCTCCCTGCCAGAATCCCCTTCCAAAATATCTTCTAACGACAGCCCTCTCTCTCACCTCCCTGCCGCTGCCAGCTAAAAGTATCCTCAATGGTCAGACGACACCACCTTCCCTGCAGCTGCGAGCCTCCACTACCCCCATGCAGCTGGCAGCCTCTGCTCCTCTAACGGCCAGTAGATTCTCCTTTTAGAACCTTCTTAATAGGTGTCACACCCTCATAGGTTCTCTCAAGTCACTACCATGATTCCCTAGCAGGCCCTCAGGAGTCGACACGTGGCTAGCCAAggctcttccacgtggcaaaatcaACTGCAGCAAAGAATgacctaaatgggggtctacaggatgtttatgtttaaaataagttatttttatatttttatcttgaaaagtaatttatttttaatataaatattttttgttattttaagtaattttaaaaagagttatttttataaaaaaataataaagatattttttccCAGGgaacttttaatcaaataaccattaattttaaaaacaatgttcCTCGTCCCTCCCTTCCCGGGTTTTTTCATACTTTCAACTGAAGCCCTAGAAAAACCCCTCTCTCCTGTCTCATGCAAATCTCAGATATGCGATCTCTCAGAACATTCTACACCCAAAAACACCTTTTCAATCCAAAAAAACacatacccatttctctctctcctctcatcTCCTTCCAATCTCtccaaaaccctaaattttcCCGCCATTTCCGTTGCACCAACCACCGCCGCAGCGAAGAATCAACGAGCCTTGACGCCGATTCTCCGAGTATCGGGATCGGTTCAAGTTCACCTGATACAGAAACCAATTCAAGCAGACGTAGAACTTGGACCGTGTTCAATACGGAAGGCAGTCAGTACAGTGACAGACAAGAATCTGGGTCGAGAAGTGGAGCTGAAAGGAGCGAGGTTTCGGTAAATAAGGGTTTTGGGAGTGTGGAGAAGGCGAGATTCGGTGGTAGGTATGGGCTAGCTTCGAGCGATGGCGGTGTTGTGAGGGGTAGGAAGAAggggaagagtaaggtttgctGGGTGTGTTCGGACTGTGGGTATTCGGATGGGCAGTGGTGGGGGGCGTGTAGGGAGTGCAATAAAGTGGGTACAATGAAGCAGTTTTCAGCAGGGGAAAGCGGCAATGGTGGCTCGAGGGTGAGCGGGTTCGAGGTGTCGGATAATGTGATTCGATCGTGGTTACCCCAGCAGCCCACTGAGGTGCAACCTTTGAGATTGACGGATGTGAACCGGGGGATTAATCAGATGAATTGGAGGATTCCCTTGTGAGTTCTTCctcttttggtttttaatttggTGCCTTAAGTTTAGTTGCTGAGGAGAcggataaaaagaaaagagaagaaaataagattttaagtgttaggattttatttattttggttttgttgatGTGGAAAGCTGACCCAACTAATGCAGATGGCTGTATTAGATTTCGTTAAAtgaatatatttcattttctgtgTTCTCAAGTAATGGAACCTGTAAGATTCAAAGATTTTTAGTCTCTTTTTGCAAAGAAACCAGATGAAGGATTAggtttagttgtttttaatatCTATGGGAATTCttgtttgtttggaaactatCTATGGCTTGAGTAAAAATCAATTAGGAACAAAATTTGagggatgaaaatggcatataAACAACAGAGTAACTGAGGGAACTGCCTATCACTCACCAAATGATTGCAGCTAAATTGTCTCCACAAAGAAATCAGTTTTACTGAAGTGTTTCATCATTGACAATCAAATTGTTGGTCATTTTTTCACATCATGTTTCCTCTGATGCTGTGCAGAAAGTTAATATTAGTTTGTCTGATATCAGGCATGGGCCCTTTGGATATGAAGTTGCTAGGGTGCTTGGTGGTGGTCTTGTACCAGGTTGGTCCTGTTTTTCTAGTTATACCATATGTGTTGATATATGTctgatttttcatataaattttactATTGAATGATTTTCATGTAGTTTGGACACTTTTGGGCTGTTTATGTGTGAAAACCATGCTGCATGCTGTATATAAATCATCCtatgcttaaaaaaatatttggctaTAATGCCTCTGCCCAAGGATTAGAAATCATACTCTGCTATTCCAGTATGCTGAATAgttcaaaacttattttaaatgtgGATCTTTCTGGGTTTGTAGGTTCTTTGGTTTTGGTTGGGGGTGATCCTGGTGCTGGCAAGAGTACACTGTTGTTACAGgtaaaatatagatttttatatttttattcaattgtaATCCTCTCCTCTGTATTAATTCTCTGTTGTTACCAAATCTTAATTTGAACTGGAAGATTGCTGCAATAATAGCTGAAGGGCATGATATTGGTGGATCAAGTCCAGTTGTGTATGTATCTGGTGAAGAGGTTAGCGTTTCTTGTGCCAGATACTTGTTCATAAAGCTATGCTTTCTTCATATCCTCGTTTACCTGCcatctaatttttgtttgtCATCTTATTTTATGTCATTGTTTGTTTCTTATGCTCTATTTGAATCTCTGAAACTagtagggagaaaaaaaaaatggaaggaatcTCAAATTCTCTTGTTTAGTTTGCCATGAAAATTACAcaggaaaataaattataatgaatattatttgaagacatatattttcaaattcttcatacTTCCAATGAAGAAACAAATTTGGGGAGatatgagggaaaaaaattgctgaacttgaatttattttttcatcttccTTCATATTTTCTGTCTCCtttttcctccttattttcttttcctcatccTCTCCTTAACTTTTCACGATCCTAATGAAGCTTTGTAGTAAGGGCCATTGAGCAGCACATGACAATGAAAAGTTTTCATTCTTTAATGGCATTTGAAACTTTTCTATGATTTTGTTcctttattatttcaattgtgAATGTTTTCAATAATACTTACTAAGTGATATTAGGACATGAAGAATGTTGAGGGGTTTGAATTTTTTCATGATGcctttattttatgaaattactTCAATGTGTTTTTTTCCTGATTAACAATTTGGAGGTTTTGGCGACAACTCCATTTTATACGAGGAGTATGGCTAtagatattttgaaatataaattagttttatttttcatttttagtaatTTGTCATGTAAACAACCATAAATCTTTAACTTAACATGCAATCAAATCACTTTGTCATCTTCTCCATGGCAGAGTGTCGAACAAATTGGAAATAGAGCTGACCGCATGAGGATTGACACAGAAGAGCTTTTCTTATATTCAAGTACTGATATTGAGGTACATGGTTGTGGAAATAGGCtaatttttctctccttttttctttttggtttataTTTGTGATATTGCTTATGGAGCCTAATGattgatgttttttctttcttttaggaCATATTGGGACAAGTTCATCTTCTTTCCCCCAGGGCTCTAGTTGTTGATTCCATTCAAACTGTATATTTAAAAGGAGTCATCGGAAGTGCAGGAGGTCTCTCTCAGGTCAAGTTTTATAAACTCTTTACCACTTATTTAAAGTGGGAAATCGGATTAGCTCAGGATGCTTGACATAGGCTGCTTGTTTTGCTCCTTTTGGGATGATAGAGTGCTAAAGCTTTCTTATTCTTAAAATGACATTTATTTGCTTTATGAATGTTTCTAGGTCCTCttgcttttaatttaattctgtGTGGGATTCCTTTTATTGGGCCTTCCCTGTTTTATGTTGTTATGTATCCAAAAGGTTTGCTTTGTAAGAAGGcatgttttttgtttccattctcttttgctttttctttttaaagataCTCTTTTCTAGTTTGAGGACCTGAACTCTAGTTCCACAGTGAAATCAGAAAGTATCAAATGTCTGTAGAGATGATACTATATGGTACTTTCAGGACTATAGCGTGTGCTAACATTGCCTTGACTTTTGACAGGTGAAAGAATGCACATCAGCCTTGCTGCGTTTTGCTAAGAAGACTAACATCCCTGTGTTTTTGGTTAGTATATGATACCTGGGGCCTGGTCAACATCCTATTTCCTTTTTTCAACTGTTTTGAACTCATAACCCAGATTGGAATATGGTTGAGCATGCATTATCCTGCTAGACTACCTTCTAGCCCTTTTCTGGTTGTTAACATTTCATTGCTCCAGATGGCTGGAGTTTAGAGGGAGATGTTGTTTTGATAAGGGTTTCAATGCTTAATTTGTTTCATTGATCCTAGAAAATAGAGGGGCAGTAAATATTATGTAGCTGTGCTCTTTAAGTTTTTTGGGAAGTTTGTATAAAATCATGGTGAAAGTTTTAGCTTGTCTTTGTAGGCTGAGGTTTATTGTGAGGATGCCCGAAAGGAGGGAGACAAATTTGGATATGATACTTAGAACAAAGGAGGTTTGAATTCAAAAGGATTGACCTTTAGATGCCTTTTCTAAATTGGATGTGGAAGTGTGGGCCATGTAATTGCACGTTTCTACTCTTGCTGTTGAAAAGAATTGATTTCAGGGTAGAGTGGAtgaaatagttttatttttcagcattttttttttcatgtcaatAAATGGAAAGCCTTTgctttttctccaatttttagaacttctctttgttttttcttctttttagcAGTATTGATTAATAGTGACTTAAATGCTACTAGACAAATCCTTCTGATTATTTTCTGCatattgtcattttttattttgttgttgcTCTCCTCtctatctttctctctcttggtCTGAATGTAGCTACCCTTGCTCTTGTTTTTGTGTATTTCAGATTGGACATGTGACAAAATCTGGGGACATAGCTGGGCCTCGTGTCTTGGAGCACATTGTTGACGTTGTTTTATATATGGAAGTTGGTATTTTGTTGTATTATCTTTTCTTGGATAGTTGCTAAATCTGGTACTTGGTTAAATTATAGGCTACCTTTCTTTGTTACCATTTAAAGTCTTGTTTGGTAACTgatttgaaaactgtttttaagaatagcttTTGAATGCaattctttgatgttttgtagaataaatgtttgtttgggaacttgaagtgtttttaacttgtattctatatttataaatatatttgaaaaataaccttttatatgtggtattttatttttaataattattcatatttgtgtaatttttttttttaaaacaaccttcataaaacaagtgaaaacaattaaaagatgttttctgtGAACAACCTGTTTTCtgttttaagaacaaaaaactattttccgttttaagaatagaaaactattttccgTTTTCTGGTCTCTAAATGTGTTttcctgttttttcttttgaagaagaaaaaacagctTTTGAAAACAGTTACGAAACAGACGCTAAGCTTTTGTCTACTCCCTGTAGATTTTTATCCTAGATGCTTTCAAGTTAATACATCAGTTGGAGATATCATGATCATGAGATCCTGTGTCTTGGGATGCATCTAGGATTTGGTTTGTATTTGAAAGCTGAGATCCTGCTGTCTATGCTCTGCATGCAGTTGATCATCTTTGTCATAATACTGAATATTTCTGAAATCACTCTCGTGGAAGAACTTGGGACTTACTGAAAACATTGACAAGAGCAATAATAATAACTGGAACCATAATAACCACAATGAGgggaaaaaacaagaaagatgaTGTTTCCGTTCTTTTAATCTTAGACCAtcttttgaagtttatttaattttcttgatgCGCTTTATTTACCATATCACATTTTATATGCCTGTTTTAGTGGGTAGATTGATTGGTTTAATTAGAAATTTCTAAGCTTATTTCTATGTACCTCATATTTTATATTGCCCCACAGGGGGAGAAGCACTCATCTCATCGATTGCTTCGGTCTGTGAAGAATCGGTTTGGGTCCACTGATGAGgtattaattatattagtgccatatattttattaatctttagCATTCAGCCATGTTCATGTGTGCTCTTATGGGCTCTTTGCATACCTCTTGTGTATGTGGACTGCACCCCATCTTTTGTTAGGggcctttagtataaattcctatgcctaaaaaaaaaagaaaaggaatttcTTCCAAGTTAACTGTTTTTTCTTCCAAGTTTTGTGATTACTGAACCTTTAATTTCAGAATTTGGTATTGCTAATGTCTCGTGCATTCTGGGAAACAATTTTCCATCtttgttaattttgttttatcttgTCAACCTAGTTAAACCCTATGGGAAtgggaatttgaatttctttgttGAAAAGGAGTTTATGGTAATTCTTTcccctgaaaaattttcatctcTCTTCTTATTTAAAGCTTATAATTAGCTCAAATATGCCCCATGCCAAGTACTTGTGCTAGTTTTGCTGTTAGTTATTAAACAAGAaggcaaataaaaattataagcaAAGAATATTTTGGGTTCTCCACTTTCAATGTTATCTGCTACCTTTTTAACCCAAATGTGTTTTAGAACATAGAAAATGGAGCAAGCaggtccttttctttttccttctttctttcctttttgtttttgggtcaTTCATGGGAAAAATTATACAACCCT is a window from the Vitis riparia cultivar Riparia Gloire de Montpellier isolate 1030 chromosome 9, EGFV_Vit.rip_1.0, whole genome shotgun sequence genome containing:
- the LOC117921461 gene encoding DNA repair protein RadA-like encodes the protein MQISDMRSLRTFYTQKHLFNPKKHIPISLSPLISFQSLQNPKFSRHFRCTNHRRSEESTSLDADSPSIGIGSSSPDTETNSSRRRTWTVFNTEGSQYSDRQESGSRSGAERSEVSVNKGFGSVEKARFGGRYGLASSDGGVVRGRKKGKSKVCWVCSDCGYSDGQWWGACRECNKVGTMKQFSAGESGNGGSRVSGFEVSDNVIRSWLPQQPTEVQPLRLTDVNRGINQMNWRIPLHGPFGYEVARVLGGGLVPGSLVLVGGDPGAGKSTLLLQIAAIIAEGHDIGGSSPVVYVSGEESVEQIGNRADRMRIDTEELFLYSSTDIEDILGQVHLLSPRALVVDSIQTVYLKGVIGSAGGLSQVKECTSALLRFAKKTNIPVFLIGHVTKSGDIAGPRVLEHIVDVVLYMEGEKHSSHRLLRSVKNRFGSTDELGVFEMTQLGLQVVSNPSELFLSEQNSDSEILAGLAVAVIMDGSRSFLLEIQALCLSGSTVARQVNGVPASRADMIIAVLMKQAGLKLQDNGIFLNVVSGVTLAETAGDLAVAAAICSSFLEFPIPNGIAFIGEIGLGGELRTVPRMEKRVNTVAKLGYKKCIVPKAAEKSLPTLEDMNIEIVGCRNMKEVINTVFV